A region from the Sander vitreus isolate 19-12246 chromosome 1, sanVit1, whole genome shotgun sequence genome encodes:
- the cog4 gene encoding conserved oligomeric Golgi complex subunit 4 isoform X2, with protein sequence MSIRNITTSTKKEVDSELERLVGQEATIHTKMLALQRMGPNLQLIEGDASQLSGMITFTCSLAENVSRKVRQLDLAKTRLYNVIQRADDILDLKFCTDGVQTALRNEDYEQAAAHIHRYLSLDQSVIELSRQGEESSAVDASLLMLQEAEQKLKVIVAEKLDEAVAAVDLAQVERFFKIFPLLGLHQQGLVRFGQYLCSQLSSKAEENLLLASGGDLGEKRAPLVFADTLTLLLEGIARVVETHQPIVETYYGPGHLYTLITHLQQECDRQAQKIVDKFIQHRGYHNKFQVAQSSMMKSVPGEGIEPRELDPVLTEVTLMNARAELYLRFLRRRMLADFEVGDAQSVTQEHQQNTEKLLKHCLLSRTMQELIGYYIPMEEYYMRESVNKAVAMDTYEKGQLTSSMVDDCFYIVKKCISRALSSSSIDCLCAMINHANSVLESDFREVLYNKLRQGFPATTLQDIQRGVSSAVSLMQSSLQQGKFNTMGIESAEHAKAAFLVTLNNVEVCSENITTLKRNLENDCSKLFNQGAGSGEQAKIESCLSDLVNTSAKFKDLLQEGLTELNTTAIKPQVKPWISSFLSISHNIEEEEFNDYEANDPWVQQLIVNLEQLMAEFKTAQSPVIYDILTSLMTSLISIEMEKTVLKCSFSRLGGLQFDKELRSLVAYLTTVTTWTIRDKFARLTQMATILNLERVTEILDYWGPNSGPLTWRLTPAEVRQVLALRVDFRSEDIKRLRL encoded by the exons ATGTCCATCAGAAATATCACCACATCAACAAAA AAAGAAGTGGATTCTGAGCTGGAAAGACTGGTGGGGCAGGAGGCGACCATTCACACAAAGATGCTGGCGCTGCAGAGGATGGG GCCCAACCTACAGTTGATTGAAGGAGACGCCAGTCAGCTGTCAGGCATGATCACATTTACCTGCAGTCTGGCTGAAAATGTCAGCCGCAAAGTCAGACAGCTAGACCTGGCAAAG aCACGGCTGTATAACGTCATCCAGCGTGCCGACGATATCCTCGATCTAAAGTTCTGCACAGACGGCGTGCAGACAGCTCTACGTAATGAAGATTATGAGCAGGCTGCTGCTCACATTCATCGATACCTCTCTCTGGACCAGTCGGTTATTGAGCTGAGCAGGCAGGGAGAAGAAA GCAGTGCTGTGGATGCCAGTCTGTTGATGCTGCAGGAGGCAGAGCAGAAACTTAAGGTCATCGTTGCTGAAAAGCTGGATGAAGCTGTTGCAGCAGTCGACCTCGCACAAGTGGAAAGGTTTTTCAAGATCTTCCCTCTGTTGGGCCTCCACCAGCAGGGCCTCGTCCGTTTTGGCCAATATCTCTGCAGTCAG CTTTCCTCCAAAGCTGAGGAGAACCTGCTCTTGGCTTCAGGTGGAGATCTGGGCGAGAAGAGAGCACCGCTGGTATTTGCAGACACTCTGACGCTGCTTCTGGAAG GTATTGCTCGTGTCGTTGAGACTCATCAGCCCATAGTAGAGACGTATTACGGTCCAGGGCATCTGTACACACTCATCACTCACCTGCAACAGGAATGTGACCGACAGGCCCAGAAAATAGTCGACAAGTTTATACAGCATAGAGGATACCACAACAAG TTTCAGGTCGCCCAGAGCAGCATGATGAAGAGCGTGCCGGGAGAGGGGATCGAGCCCAG GGAGTTGGACCCTGTACTGACTGAAGTAACCCTGATGAACGCAAGGGCGGAGCTCTACCTGCGTTTCTTACGCCGTCGCATGCTGGCCGACTTTGAAGTTGGGGATGCTCAGAGCGTCACACAGG AGCATCAGCAGAACACGGAGAAGCTACTGAAACACTGCTTGCTGAGCAGGACGATGCAGGAGCTGATTGGTTACTACATTCCAATGGAAGAGTACTACATGAGAGAGTCTGTCAACAAG GCTGTTGCTATGGATACATATGAAAAGGGTCAGCTGACCTCCAGCATGGTGGACGACTGTTTCTACATTGTGAAGAAGTGCATCAGTAGAGCTTTATCCAGCTCCAGCATCGACTGCCTCTGTGCCATGATCAACCACGCTAACTCTGTGCTGGAGTCTGACTTCAG GGAGGTGTTGTATAATAAGCTGCGGCAGGGCTTCCCGGCTACGACGCTTCAGGACATCCAGCGTGGCGTCAGCAGTGCGGTCAGTCTGATGCAGAGCAGCTTACAGCAGGGGAAGTTCAACACGATGGGCATCGAGAGCGCTGAACACGCCAAGGCTGCATTTCTG GTGACTCTGAATAACGTTGAGGTGTGTAGTGAGAATATCACGACTTTAAAGAGAAACCTTGAG AATGACTGCTCCAAGTTGTTTAATCAGGGCGCCGGCTCTGGAGAACAAGCCAAGATTGAAAGCTGTTTGTCCGACCTCGTCAACACATCTGCCAAGTTCAAGGATCTCTTACAG GAGGGCCTGACTGAGTTAAACACAACAGCCATAAAGCCTCAGGTCAAACCCTGGATCAGCAGCTTCCTGTCCATCTCACACAACATAGAAGAG GAGGAGTTTAATGATTATGAAGCTAATGATCCCTGGGTGCAGCAGCTCATCGTTAACTTGGAGCAGCTCATGGCGGAGTTCAAG ACGGCCCAGTCTCCTGTCATCTACGACATACTGACCAGCCTGATGACCAGCTTGATATCCATTGAAATGGAGAAGACCGTCCTCAAATGTTCATTCAGCAGG CTCGGAGGGCTCCAGTTCGATAAAGAGCTTCGGTCTCTTGTGGCGTACCTCACCACCGTGACCACCTGGACCATCAGGGATAAGTTTGCTCGTCTCACACAAATGGCCACAATCCTCAACCTGGAGCGG GTAACTGAGATCTTGGATTACTGGGGCCCAAACTCAGGCCCCCTGACATGGCGGCTGACCCCGGCGGAGGTGCGTCAGGTTCTAGCGCTGCGTGTTGACTTCAGAAGTGAAGATATCAAGAGGCTGCGACTGTAA
- the gnao1b gene encoding guanine nucleotide binding protein (G protein), alpha activating activity polypeptide O, b produces the protein MGCTLSAEERAALDRSKAIEKNLKEDGVVAAKDVKLLLLGGGESGKSTIVKQMKIIHEDGFSGDDVKQYKPVVYSNTIQSLAAILRAMDSLGIEFGDKDRKADAKLVCDVVSRMEDTEPYSAELLTAMKRVWTDAGTQECFSRAREYQLNDSAQYYLDSLDRIGAADYQPTEQDILRTRVKTTGIVETHFTFKNLHFRLFDVGGQRSERKKWIHCFEDVTAIIFCVALSGYDQVLHEDETTNRMHESLMLFDSICNNKFFIDTSIILFLNKKDLFGEKIKKSPLTICFPEYTGANTYDDATAYIQVQFESKSRSPNKEIYCHLTCATDTGNIQVVFDAVTDIIIANNLRGCGLY, from the exons ATGGGATGTACACTGAGCGCCGAGGAGCGCGCTGCTCTGGACCGGAGCAAGGCCATCGAGAAAAACCTGAAGGAAGACGGGGTGGTCGCCGCCAAGGACGTCAAACTGCTTCTGCTCG GCGGCGGAGAGTCCGGTAAAAGCACCATCGTCAAACAGATGAA GATTATCCATGAAGATGGCTTTTCTGGGGATGATGTGAAGCAGTATAAGCCTGTGGTCTACAGCAACACCATCCAGAGCTTGGCGGCCATCCTCCGAGCCATGGACTCACTGGGCATCGAGTTTGGAGACAAGGATAGAAAA GCGGATGCTAAGCTGGTGTGCGATGTGGTCAGTCGTATGGAGGACACAGAGCCATACTCTGCAGAGCTTCTTACTGCTATGAAGCGTGTATGGACCGATGCTGGGACTCAGGAGTGCTTCAGCCGTGCCCGGGAATACCAACTCAACGACTCTGCTCAATA CTACCTGGACAGTCTAGACCGGATCGGGGCAGCAGACTACCAGCCCACAGAGCAGGATATCCTGAGAACCCGAGTGAAGACTACTGGTATCGTCGAAACCCACTTCACCTTCAAAAACCTCCATTTCAG GCTGTTTGACGTGGGGGGTCAGAGATCAGAGAGGAAGAAGTGGATCCACTGCTTTGAAGATGTGACTGCCATTATCTTCTGCGTGGCTCTGAGTGGATACGACCAGGTGCTCCATGAAGATGAAACAACT AACCGCATGCATGAGTCCCTTATGCTCTTTGACTCCATCTGTAACAACAAGTTCTTCATCGACACCTCTATCATCCTCTTCCTCAACAAGAAGGATCTGTTTGGTGAAAAGATCAAGAAGTCACCGCTGACGATCTGTTTTCCAGAATACACAG GTGCTAATACTTACGACGATGCTACTGCATATATTCAGGTTCAGTTTGAGAGTAAGAGCCGCTCTCCCAATAAGGAGATCTACTGTCACCTGACCTGTGCCACAGACACAGGAAACATCCAGGTAGTGTTTGATGCTGTCACTGACATCATTATTGCAAACAACCTTAGAGGGTGTGGCTTATACTGA
- the cog4 gene encoding conserved oligomeric Golgi complex subunit 4 isoform X1, translating into MADSGPVAAKRCDAGSLSSVSMETISALTELEDLERVYQQLCAEEKEVDSELERLVGQEATIHTKMLALQRMGPNLQLIEGDASQLSGMITFTCSLAENVSRKVRQLDLAKTRLYNVIQRADDILDLKFCTDGVQTALRNEDYEQAAAHIHRYLSLDQSVIELSRQGEESSAVDASLLMLQEAEQKLKVIVAEKLDEAVAAVDLAQVERFFKIFPLLGLHQQGLVRFGQYLCSQLSSKAEENLLLASGGDLGEKRAPLVFADTLTLLLEGIARVVETHQPIVETYYGPGHLYTLITHLQQECDRQAQKIVDKFIQHRGYHNKFQVAQSSMMKSVPGEGIEPRELDPVLTEVTLMNARAELYLRFLRRRMLADFEVGDAQSVTQEHQQNTEKLLKHCLLSRTMQELIGYYIPMEEYYMRESVNKAVAMDTYEKGQLTSSMVDDCFYIVKKCISRALSSSSIDCLCAMINHANSVLESDFREVLYNKLRQGFPATTLQDIQRGVSSAVSLMQSSLQQGKFNTMGIESAEHAKAAFLVTLNNVEVCSENITTLKRNLENDCSKLFNQGAGSGEQAKIESCLSDLVNTSAKFKDLLQEGLTELNTTAIKPQVKPWISSFLSISHNIEEEEFNDYEANDPWVQQLIVNLEQLMAEFKTAQSPVIYDILTSLMTSLISIEMEKTVLKCSFSRLGGLQFDKELRSLVAYLTTVTTWTIRDKFARLTQMATILNLERVTEILDYWGPNSGPLTWRLTPAEVRQVLALRVDFRSEDIKRLRL; encoded by the exons ATGGCTGACAGCGGACCCGTGGCAGCGAAAAGATGCGACGCTGGCTCACTGTCCTCTGTGAGTATGGAGACCATATCGGCCCTGACGGAGCTGGAGGACCTGGAGAGAGTTTACCAGCAGCTCTGCGCGGAGGAG AAAGAAGTGGATTCTGAGCTGGAAAGACTGGTGGGGCAGGAGGCGACCATTCACACAAAGATGCTGGCGCTGCAGAGGATGGG GCCCAACCTACAGTTGATTGAAGGAGACGCCAGTCAGCTGTCAGGCATGATCACATTTACCTGCAGTCTGGCTGAAAATGTCAGCCGCAAAGTCAGACAGCTAGACCTGGCAAAG aCACGGCTGTATAACGTCATCCAGCGTGCCGACGATATCCTCGATCTAAAGTTCTGCACAGACGGCGTGCAGACAGCTCTACGTAATGAAGATTATGAGCAGGCTGCTGCTCACATTCATCGATACCTCTCTCTGGACCAGTCGGTTATTGAGCTGAGCAGGCAGGGAGAAGAAA GCAGTGCTGTGGATGCCAGTCTGTTGATGCTGCAGGAGGCAGAGCAGAAACTTAAGGTCATCGTTGCTGAAAAGCTGGATGAAGCTGTTGCAGCAGTCGACCTCGCACAAGTGGAAAGGTTTTTCAAGATCTTCCCTCTGTTGGGCCTCCACCAGCAGGGCCTCGTCCGTTTTGGCCAATATCTCTGCAGTCAG CTTTCCTCCAAAGCTGAGGAGAACCTGCTCTTGGCTTCAGGTGGAGATCTGGGCGAGAAGAGAGCACCGCTGGTATTTGCAGACACTCTGACGCTGCTTCTGGAAG GTATTGCTCGTGTCGTTGAGACTCATCAGCCCATAGTAGAGACGTATTACGGTCCAGGGCATCTGTACACACTCATCACTCACCTGCAACAGGAATGTGACCGACAGGCCCAGAAAATAGTCGACAAGTTTATACAGCATAGAGGATACCACAACAAG TTTCAGGTCGCCCAGAGCAGCATGATGAAGAGCGTGCCGGGAGAGGGGATCGAGCCCAG GGAGTTGGACCCTGTACTGACTGAAGTAACCCTGATGAACGCAAGGGCGGAGCTCTACCTGCGTTTCTTACGCCGTCGCATGCTGGCCGACTTTGAAGTTGGGGATGCTCAGAGCGTCACACAGG AGCATCAGCAGAACACGGAGAAGCTACTGAAACACTGCTTGCTGAGCAGGACGATGCAGGAGCTGATTGGTTACTACATTCCAATGGAAGAGTACTACATGAGAGAGTCTGTCAACAAG GCTGTTGCTATGGATACATATGAAAAGGGTCAGCTGACCTCCAGCATGGTGGACGACTGTTTCTACATTGTGAAGAAGTGCATCAGTAGAGCTTTATCCAGCTCCAGCATCGACTGCCTCTGTGCCATGATCAACCACGCTAACTCTGTGCTGGAGTCTGACTTCAG GGAGGTGTTGTATAATAAGCTGCGGCAGGGCTTCCCGGCTACGACGCTTCAGGACATCCAGCGTGGCGTCAGCAGTGCGGTCAGTCTGATGCAGAGCAGCTTACAGCAGGGGAAGTTCAACACGATGGGCATCGAGAGCGCTGAACACGCCAAGGCTGCATTTCTG GTGACTCTGAATAACGTTGAGGTGTGTAGTGAGAATATCACGACTTTAAAGAGAAACCTTGAG AATGACTGCTCCAAGTTGTTTAATCAGGGCGCCGGCTCTGGAGAACAAGCCAAGATTGAAAGCTGTTTGTCCGACCTCGTCAACACATCTGCCAAGTTCAAGGATCTCTTACAG GAGGGCCTGACTGAGTTAAACACAACAGCCATAAAGCCTCAGGTCAAACCCTGGATCAGCAGCTTCCTGTCCATCTCACACAACATAGAAGAG GAGGAGTTTAATGATTATGAAGCTAATGATCCCTGGGTGCAGCAGCTCATCGTTAACTTGGAGCAGCTCATGGCGGAGTTCAAG ACGGCCCAGTCTCCTGTCATCTACGACATACTGACCAGCCTGATGACCAGCTTGATATCCATTGAAATGGAGAAGACCGTCCTCAAATGTTCATTCAGCAGG CTCGGAGGGCTCCAGTTCGATAAAGAGCTTCGGTCTCTTGTGGCGTACCTCACCACCGTGACCACCTGGACCATCAGGGATAAGTTTGCTCGTCTCACACAAATGGCCACAATCCTCAACCTGGAGCGG GTAACTGAGATCTTGGATTACTGGGGCCCAAACTCAGGCCCCCTGACATGGCGGCTGACCCCGGCGGAGGTGCGTCAGGTTCTAGCGCTGCGTGTTGACTTCAGAAGTGAAGATATCAAGAGGCTGCGACTGTAA